ggttataaattcataattacatattgtttaccacgaaatgggctcgcctcagcataatgctgacccgagagtcggcgctgatcttccggcgagtccATTTATTGTGGGCCAATTGACAGCGAGGTTCGTCCTTTATTTATACTGCCACTTgtattaacccttcgtatgtctaagcactgatcagtgcgaataaatttaaacctattagatttagatttagatttatttatttcataatataaaattacaatataaattattttacactaatctatacgaatttatattatgatcgtcaagtaggaaaataacaattgattataattatacaaatgtcaagTAATACACAATTTAAAACCCATTATAAGCAATCGattaattaactaaattattaacaatgtcaaataatataaaataaaaaaatataaaaacaacaatgtcaatatggCTAAGCTAAGCACGGATATCTCATAATgatcgtcaaattaaaataaaataaaaaaataaaaaacaggtCAATAGAAAACTAAAATGATAAACAGGTcaacagaaaaataaattacattcaaTTTGGATTATTACATGTCATTTCCATATATTCATTTACAGAATATAatggattaaataaataataataataaagacattataggacattattacacaaattgactaagccccacggtgagctcaagaaagcttgtgttgtgggtactcagacgatatatataatataatatacaaatacttaaatacatagaaaacaaccatgactcaggaacaaatatctgtgctcatcgcacaaataaatggccttactgggattcgaacccaggaccgcggcttcacaggcagggtcactacccactaggccagaccggtcgtcaatacctatacctattgtaATTACACAATGGATTTAAATTCATGCGCACTGAacagtgcttagacatacgaagggttaaagagaatttgaaatagaggcggattgtcaaagtaaattattagccacagtacatttactgccatcaaAAAGCgcaaaaaagcgctggtggcctagcggtatgagcgtgcgacttgcaatccggaggttgcgggttcgaaccccggctcgtaccaatgagtttttcggaacttacgtacgaaatatcatttgatatttaccagtcgcttttcggtgaaggaaaacatcgtgaggaaactggactaatcccaatacgggcctagtttaccctctgggttggaaggtcagatggcagtcgatttcgtaaaaactagtgcccacgccaattactgggattagttgccaggcggaccccaggctcccatgagccgtggcaaaatgccgggacaacgcgaggaagatgagtacatttactgccattattcgacagaagattaaaactgttagaacgctatttgactttgatctttattctttcactgatatgtgtcaatttgttaaatgtaaCACTGAGTTAGATTAGTTACTGAGCGAAATGAGCGAGTTAAATCTGCACTGAGTCGAAGAATGAGTGAGTTCAGTCAATCGTTCACTCGTGAACGACACATGTCTAtttacgatgacgcgccgcacacgataaGCGTGGAGCGTATCATAGAAGCGGTTGTCTCTTTTTATCGAGTggtgtcagaaagtgacgtcttCTTGATTAGCTAATACGATGATAAACTCGCCCATCATATGCCCGCAGATAATCAGTTTATGTATTGCTCTCATAGGTACACTGGCGTTCAAAAATGCACGGATAGATGTCGACCGTAATGCCTTAATATTACGGTTGAAACATATCCATGCACTTTTGAACGCCAGTGTACCTAAATGCAGTGCTCAAATAAAGACGCATTAtatgatttattcaatatttattcgTGATACCATCGCGCACAccgttaactgacagttcgtaaaccttattacaaaaggcataaggtccaccgatggacagttgagAGTGTTGCCGTTTGTACAATATTTTAGCCTTGAGTGTTTGTAATAAGTTTTAAAACTGATGGATTtaaaaatagatagatagatcgatataatttgtttacaacaatacaatatttgacaaagtaaaattccACAGTTTAATCAGTTACGTTGCACGAAGCAGTTACGttgttactaaaataaaaataaacatgaaaCGTGATTCTATTAAAGTTAAGTGTGTTGTCAACTAATTATAGTAATTATATAAACAGAAAAAAGTCAAATAAAGAATAGATTAATTATAAACTTTTATAGATTATAATGCactaaagtaattttttttatttggtagactaaaatgacatttcatagtatgaaatgacacatgatgttcatactatgaaatgtcattttagtctaccgaatataaAAATAGACTCTAAGATAAATTAGGGTGGATTCAAGACCTATAGACCTAACAAACCACCACCACTACCACCGCCAACAGTATTAGGCAATACATTTGCAACAACAGCATCCTGTCCAAGCAGACTCACGGTCGCACCTAATACGGAACCCAATCCACCTGTACCACCTCCACTACCACTTGTACCACCTCCACTACCACCTGTACCACCGCCGCTACCACCTGTATTACCGCCGCTACCTGTACTACCTCCAGTAACGCCCCCAAGAAGACCAGGCACTAATCCCCCGCCGCCAGAACCCCCAGTAACGCCCTCAACGACTCCAGGCAATAATCCCCCCCCACCAGAGCCTCCAGTAACCCCTCCCAGGACTCCAGGCAATAATCCCCCCCCACCAGAGCCTCCAGTAACCCCTCCGAGGACTCCAGGCAATAATCCCCCTCCACCAGAGCCTCCAGTAACCCCTCCCAGGACTCCAGACAATAATCCGCCATTACCAGAACCCCCTGTACCGAGCAGACTAGGCAACACATCAGCGGTCAGCAATGGCTGGCCAAGTAGACTCAAATCTAAACTTAACAGTGATTCTAACGTAAGAGTGCCATTACCGCCACCACCTAGTAGCGGTAACACGTTGAGATTGAGCAGGTCCTGATTGAGCAATGATATGTCTATACCTAATAGAGATGCTAACGTACCACCATTACCGCCATTGCCACCTGTACCACCACCGGTACCTCCATTACCACCGTTACCGCCGGTACCACCTCCACTACCACCTGTACCACCTCCACTACCACCGGTATTTCCCTTCCCACAATAATGTATAGTAGTATAAATCAGTGCGTTCGTCAGTTTGTTAACCACTTCGCCGAGAGCACACTCGGGGCTTTTCTCCGGTTTGCTGGGGGCGTATGAGTAAGGGGGCGGTGGGGCGTAGTACGATGGGGGCCCCTCGTACACTTTGCGGGGCACGAAACGGCCCCATGTCACCTGCGTATAGAAAAAACGATACATAAACAAGTTAGCCGGCCTTATCGTTAACAAGCGATCCCTTCCAGACTGCCCTTTGTTAAAATTCATTACAGataaaataatgattattaaatttatttacgcAAATGTCAAAAGTTTACATTGATTAATTTACAAAACTAATACAATTCTAAGGCCTAATATTTAACTATACgattgtacaaaaaatattcattaattattattaaaataattaacttcCATCCATATTAAGGGAGTAGAAGAAAATACATAGTTCTTTTAGCCCAAGTAAAAATCGATTAATTAACCAAACACATATATTTCGTATACAAATGAATGAAGGCAGAAATTCCAAAATTATAAAAAGCGGTAtatgaaatttatattaaaacttGGTTCATACGAACACTTGTTGTAAAAAGTTGTTTGTGAGACCTTATTTTACACATAGTTATAAtgaattgtaaattaaaattattaagaaGCTAAAAAATGGACTTACCCCGCACAAGGATGCTATTGAAGCCAAGAAAAGAAGTCTAAAATAGACCATTGTTACGAACTAGGCTACCACTCCATTCATGTGCACTTTTATACACAATTTAAACAACATTGCTTCACACACCTGTCTTATTATGGTCTAGTACAGTTAACTGCATAAGTATCTATATTTGTAGAAACCTTATGGCTATGAAAATAAAGTATACAATTCTAAGCATGTTTTTGTTGTCAACTGTACGCTGATAGATAGTAAACACGACCCGAAGAAGAAATTTCATAAACGCATAGATTACGCACTTTTAATAGATATTTGTTTATGTATCTAGGCGTAAGGAAATAACAAAAAGTCACGTACAGTTGATTAGAATATGTGTCAATAGGTGAATAGGTTAGTTTCAtagttaaattaatttgtttcatAGCAATGTGAACTAACGAACTAATTTACATGCACTTTAACTGGTTTTAGAATTTATAAGATTAGAAATATttgatgtaattttaatttcgtTTTTAGTGATCCGAAAATGATGCGATAAAACTTTAACCAAACTATTTAATAACAATGTCAAAATATTGGAGTATCAAATATTCCAATAAAactatagtaaacaataatttaataaacgaACACAGTACACTTtccataattaagtatacagaggtactacaatacaaatactaaactaaattaataactagcttaaatctacaatagacccttgaggcattgtaccaaggatgctggcggcatttcatcgctgtatcgcaatgatgatacgttgtgcgaggaagccgccagctcttcggtcaccagttacatTAAACTGtacaaaattcgaatagaaTGCAAATAGTTTACGTCGAAGGTATTCTAAAATATCCttaggtaaagtgtcattctatggaacttgctaactatgtaaacaaaccgccatattgatattgtcaaaaaatatgaatgtcactaggacttttgtttatatatagttagcaagtttcatagaatgacactttaacaaGGTTTTTTTGCTAAAAACATTAGCTACAActtagaaaatatatatctacatcactacatagtataaaacaaagtcggttcccgctgtctgtccctatgtatgcttagatcattaaaactacgcaacggattttgatgcggttttttttaatagatagagtgattcaagaggaaggtttatgtataattcgttaacccgtgccggggcgggtcgctagtatacaataactttacaattttgatacctaaaaatttacatttttctttttttttaagatctGGACGATATTCTTCGGCGGGCGCTACATCATCCTCCTCATGGGCCTCTTCTCGATGTACACCGGCCTCATCTACAACGACATATTCTCCAAGAGCCTCAACATCTTCGGCTCGGCCTGGCGCAACAACTATAACAACTCGACGCTGTCAACAACCGCCATGTTGCAACTCAATCCGGACTCGTGGGACTACCTTCAGACCCCGTACCCGTTCGGAATTGATCCCGTGTGGCAGGTAATCTTTACAGCAACTTgaagataaataaaatcaaagatacatACGGACATATTCTCCAAAAGTCTGAACATCTTCGGCTCGGTGTGGCGCAACAACTGTAACAATTCGACGCTGTCAACAACCGCCATGTTGCAACTCAATCCGGACTCGTGGGACTACGTTATGAGACCCCGTACCCGTTCGGAATTGATCCCGTGTGGCAGGTAATATTTACAGCAACTTGAAgagaaataaaatcaaagatacatACGGATATATTCTCGAAAAGTCTGAACATCTTCGGCTCGGTGTGGCGCAACAACTGTAACAACTCGACGCTGTCAACAACCGCCATGTTGCAACTCAATCCGGACTCGTGGGACTACCTTCAGACCCCGTACCCGTTCGGAATTGATCCCGTGTGGCAGGTAATCTTTACAGCAACTTGAAgagaaataaaatcaaagatacatACGGACATATTCTCCAAAAGTCTGGACATCTTCGGCTCGGCCTGGCGCAACAACTGTAACAATTCGACGCTGTCAACAACCGCCATGTTGCAACTCAATCCGGACTCGTGGGACTACCTTCAGACCCCGCACCCGTTCGGAATTGATCCCGTGTGGCAGGTAAGTCGCAACTTTTCGAAGTGAAACACATCACAGATACACAGGGATACATTCTCGAAGTCTCGACATCTTTTATAGGCGCAATAGCTACTAAtatggtatcatcttgggtcgtcccattcgtttttcgtcaagttcttaaattagtcctattctgctttcgtcactcattctacattgaaagccactgacgattgtgacgaatgtagaatgggtgacgaaagcagaataggactaatttaagaacttgacgaaaaacgaatgggacgacccaagatgataccactAATATGTGGTCGCTTATATTGATCGGAAAGATGGTGCAATTCTCATAAGCAAATATTCAAATAAGTTATGCTataaggggtccactgattaacagtcctgtcatcggcctgtcagttagaacaaaaagttgacagttccgaacaactgacaggccgatatcgtccggcggactggtaatcagtgggcccctttagggttAGAACGCACTGCGATTAATTTCTTGCGGTTTCAGAACTCCAAAAAGTGTAACGTAGTGTAAGCGCGAGCACTTGCAAGGTTGAAACTGCaagatatctaatacctttaaatgagcaattcttgtttatttatttatttatttatatatatatatttcggggatctcggaaagggctctaacgatttcgatgaaatttggtatataggggttttcgagggcgaaaaatcgatctagctaggtcttatctctgggaaaacgcgcatttccgagttattacatgttttccgagcgaaacgagcacccagatatttagacttaaaccgcaagaaattaggctgtagatgtaggtatagtttgtagctttctaatagaccccgaaggctaatcctattgtctattgttaagaaaaaccgctcgtgccacgtgccacaaccacctgcataaaaaatcggcacttcggttactgagtgccggcgagtcggacgctacagaaccagtctaaaatgtgtcatcgagatgcgtaacaaaggcgcgttatcggagagcgcacctacactggttttttgagcgttggactagcccgcgctcaggtgccaaatagaataattaggacccttttttgcaggtaagtagcacgtgcggttttactgaaaaatagacaataggataagccttcggggtctactagaaagctacaaactatacatctGTGGTCTGTGGGGCACACATTAAATGTTTGTAGCAAGTCGGTAGTATTCATGCATTTTTGTTGGCAGCTCGCCGAAGCCAACAAGATCATCTTCATGAACGCCTACAAGATGAAAATCTCCATCATCATCGGTGTCTTCCACATGTTATTCGGTGTCTGCATGTCGCTCTGGAACCATCTGTGAGTACTATTAGTACCTAGTTCGCACCGAACAGAGACCTAATGATACATATCAACCTTCCGACATTCGAAGTTGCAAAAACAAACAATGTATACGGACAGAGAGTGTGGAAATGCGTCTTACCGAGCACCTTGAATAGATTTTCATTGGAACTATTAAAACTTATAGAAGGACGGACGAGTAAACAAgctagaaatattattaaaaaatacctacttaaaatgagAGGGCAGTGCACCGAAATCACTTAATTACGGCCTTgtctattatgtacctaaccattaaaaatgaatttgtaaataatttaagactccttaactcaaaaatctttttaagttaagattagtagttaagtttagtaagtaatacaatgtctttttactgaaataaacagtttaaatattaattttttttttaatattaataatgtgagcctatatacgtcccactgctgggcacaggcctcctctcatgcgcgagagggcttgggctatagtccccacgctagcccaatgcggattggcgACTTcgcatacacctttgaatttcttcgcagatgtatgcaggtttcctcacgatgttttccttcaccgaaaagctagtggtaaatatcaaatgatatttcgtacataagttccgaaaaactcattggtacgagccaggatttgaacccgcgacctccagattgaaagtcggacgtcatatccactcggccaccaccgcttcagtgatacatattacatacatacattttaaacCTAGTTGGGTACCCAGCCTCGAAACCAATCTGATCAACTTCCAAgtcgaaattatataaaattcgAAACTATCAAATATCTTGTTATTTCGTCTAAGTCGTTAAAGTTCGTTGATCCGTCACTTTACTATTTGACTAAAACAAAGCCGGTGTCTGTTACCTATTCTcgcttgactgtacctatgtacagaaTTCGGTATTTAGATAGTTTGAACCTCAAGAAGGATTCGTCACAGAAATCATAATCAGAAGCTTAtttccaggggtcggacaaaaagtgcggatgacgtaaaaatgacgtaatcttgcacacaggatgatgtttgagtttgtgtttaaacttccgtgtgacatgtagtaacaaagtagtattaatgaagtaacaaaataatcgtaaataaatccatagaattaataatacaggtggtagggtgatgtagtgaataaaataaatttcacgaaacttgttaccataaggtataattatttgaaattagttagaacacttcgaacaagtctgtgggatcctcagataaataggtttaatagtcaaaagtgggaacagtaggtaagattagtaaaaataaaaaaagataatttgatgttattatacttttatagctaaattttagctaaatataatcgtgaagatacaatagctaaacaataacgaagtcaatttattgttcatctgattgacaatgtgtcagtcaaaaacgtacttactcatttcaagtggctaTATCgattaataaagaggttgataaatgataagtgataattgtttatgaaaatcaaaaatactatagtgcgtcaagcaaatcttgtcagtagcaatgtactgcaaattaaactagggtaacactcaaagagcagaattgcgctaaaaaaagcagcaatgtacatcgaaccaaaccgtgtttatttttccgcccttcatacgtcagttcgagagaattatcataacctcaaattttagtaatgtttaccgtcaacgagcatgattgtacattgtaggcaccttagctttgcttcaggtcatgcataatcttggtatttaatggtgacagcagaaatttctcttgaaatagaaacgattcagaatgtaaacaataagatgatggctgtcattcacgatccacattccacagataacacacacatgacacgcgattttggaattattcgaacacagtgttgctaacccgcgatttttcaaatttgccggcttttattactgacaagatttggttgatccagtatatttgaaatcatcctttaAGTGGTTTGatgtcatccgcactttttgtccgacccctgcttatTTCTAACATATATTTGATTGTGACCAGGTACTTCAAGCGGCGCACGAGCGTGTACGTGGAGTTTCTGCCCCAAATCGTGTTCCTAGTGCTGCTGTTCTTCTACATGGTGCTGCTCATGTTCATCAAGTGGACCAGCTATGGCTCCACGCCCCCGTTCTTCGGCGACCCAAGTCAGTACCACAGTATGGacactccctgcctcccgttgaaagtgccgcccacccgctctcggataagataagataaagataaaagtgcCGCCCGCCCGCTCTcggttaagataagataagataaagataaaagtgcCGCCCGCCCGCTCTcggttaagataagataaagataaaagatagtttattcaagtgcctcccgttgaaagtgccgcccacccgctctcggttaagataagataaagataaaagtgcCGCCCGCCCGCTCTcggttaagataagataagataaagataaaagtgcCTCCCGCCCGCTCTCGgtcaagataagataagataaagataaaagatagtttattcaagtaggcataattacaatgcgcttatgaacgtcaaataaagctagccggctccaaccctacacctctgccccgagaagatttcaatcccccctcaattggaggagggtatcccaatatgggaccggcaacaaactcggcgggacacatcttttcaaaaataattacatcttctaattaacatgcattacgagaaaataagggaaaaaataaaatttaaattactatagaattcatgcaattatacacataaggtgtaatagaaatttgatttagaaaatatacatatgtacatggaatcatacaaattcgttgttacctcacagttaccctacaacacagacaatccaacctctagacatagcatagtcgcgctaccccctctgccacacatacggtagcgttactccatcttcgagtcaatcccgtgccgtgattggtccgtgtctttgaacggaccaatcacggcacgggattcgctcacctcttccccccgcacccccgtatttttggcagcatcggtttcatgaaagaattggcctaagctcagtctagaggttggattgtcagtgccctacaatgtcttatctcactcacacaggCATGGTACGctttcacctacacgagcttaggctgtgtgcgtacgAACGCGCTTGtttcatacttttttttttttttttcaatttatttgggACAAAAAACAGTAACACACAGGGTTAAGACACAGAAATAGAATACAAAGGGTAATAAAGTGTGAGCCCAACAACATCGTCCACAGATTACTAGATTACCTACtgataaatctaaaatataGCGCTAGGTAACAACATAAAGCTAAAAGTAACAAAGCTACGATTACAAAATAGGTTTGTGAATACAGTAACAAATTCATATTAGCAGGAGTAGTCTATACAATGTAACGAGCGAGTAAAAACAGTTAAAACAGCATGGCCCATCGGAGCGacattttaattatgttttgtttgaAGCAActgaatcaaattattttatcgccagtgtccgaggtgtggtaCCAGTTCATCAGGTCGACGAGGAAGACCCGACTTTTTACCGCTAAAAATGTTGTTTGGTCTAATCTTTCCATCCAAAGTCATGAATAGAAAAGGTTATAATTGAAATACAGTCAGCGGCAGAAGatgctaagcgggcaaggtgttcaaaatgagctTGACGCGACttaattgttaagagaataagagcgtgtcaaggtaattttgaacacctcgaccgattacgcttagcaacttctgctgctaactgtaccaTTAAATAACCAAGCCTCGCAATTGAAGTGACAAGCAGTGTGTATGATACAAGTATAAATAACCATTTTATTCTGCTCTCACATCGGTCCTCATCCAGCGCCTCGTCCGCCAAATTGGCTGcctcaaaatattattttacagtacatatggggctacttttccgcactagtgcgtaaaatatcaCTTTcctgcgtatgtcgaaactttaaagtgccatatgtactgtaaaacgttgttcgatacacgtgcgaataggtaattcgcacttgtatatcataatcaagcttttcaatctcgtaccttccttaggcaactcagcaagcttcgttgcctaaatacggtactcgactgaaaagctctccattatatcacgattgtataaaatactatttacagCACATCTGGTGCTACATTACGACACcggtgctataataagcacattacgttactgcgtcgaaaatttaaaaggccatatgtactgtaaaacgttgtactatACACGggtgaataggtaattcgcaactcgtgttttATAATTCGCCACTCGTTCACTTGTATCGcactattattttttatttatttggaaatttaattcaggcaacaaggcccatattacaaataccttacagactaacatacatatgtattttataaacttaaaactaaacactagctatttagtcgataaaacggcgtggctccgttgcatcggctgctcctgtgtcggattcggcagtttgccccggaacctccgaaacacgacacccttcggccagaaggcCGATTATATTCgcaatatataatttattaatctgTACACGTTTTCCTACAGAGTACGTGACGACCAGCGCATTCTGTGCACCCTCGATCCTGATCACGTTCATCAACATGATGCTGTTCAAACAAGACGCCAACGACCCCTCGCGGGAGATGTGCGCCGAAAACATGACCATGTTTGCCGGCCAACTGGGCATACAGAAggtaagacagacagacaccagCCTAAACCATCAACATGATCAAACAAGACGCCAACGACCCCTCGCGGGAGATGTGCGCCGAAAACATGACCATGTTTGCCGGCCAACTGGGCATACAGAAggtaagacagacagacaccagCCTAAACCATCAACATGATCAAACAAGACGCCAACGACCCCTCGCGGGAGATGTGCGCCGAAAACATGACCATGTTTGCCGGCCAACTGGGCATACAGAAggtaagacagacagacaccagCCTAAACCATCAACATGATCAAACAAGACGCCAACGACCCCTCGCGGGAGATGTGCGCCGAAAACATGACCATGTTTGCCGGCCAACTGGGCATACAGAAGGTAAGACAGACAGGCACCAGCCTAAACCATCAACATGATCAAACAAGACGCCAACGACCCCTCGCGGGAGATGTGCGCCGAAAACATGACCATGTTTGCCGGCCAACTGGGCATACAGAAggtaagacagacagacaccagCCTAAACCATCAACATGATCAAACAAGACGCCAACGACCCCTCGCGGGAGATGTGCGCCGAAAACATGACCATGTTTGCCGGCCAACTGGGCATACAGAAggtaagacagacagacaccagCCTAAACCATCAACATGATCAAACAAGACGCCAACGACCCCTCGCGGGAGATGTGCGCCGAAAACATGACCATGTTTGCCGGGCAACTGGGCATACAGAAggtaagacagacagacagcagccTAAACCATCAACATGTTCAAACAAGACGCCAACGACCCCTCGCGGGAGATGTGCGCCGAAAACATGACCATGTTTGCCGGGCATCTGGGCATACAGAAggtaagacagacagacagcagccTAAACCATCAACATGATCAAACAAGACGCTAACAAGCCTAAACAAGGTGTGTGTTGCTGTCTTAGAAATATGGGCCGGAGCAGTGTTGGCAA
This portion of the Cydia amplana chromosome 7, ilCydAmpl1.1, whole genome shotgun sequence genome encodes:
- the LOC134649688 gene encoding eggshell protein 1-like; this encodes MVYFRLLFLASIASLCGVTWGRFVPRKVYEGPPSYYAPPPPYSYAPSKPEKSPECALGEVVNKLTNALIYTTIHYCGKGNTGGSGGGTGGSGGGTGGNGGNGGTGGGTGGNGGNGGTLASLLGIDISLLNQDLLNLNVLPLLGGGGNGTLTLESLLSLDLSLLGQPLLTADVLPSLLGTGGSGNGGLLSGVLGGVTGGSGGGGLLPGVLGGVTGGSGGGGLLPGVLGGVTGGSGGGGLLPGVVEGVTGGSGGGGLVPGLLGGVTGGGSGGGTSGSGGGTGGLGSVLGATVSLLGQDAVVANVLPNTVGGGSGGGLLGL